A genomic window from Fusarium falciforme chromosome 2, complete sequence includes:
- a CDS encoding Glycoside hydrolase family 43, with protein sequence MRFLSFLAAATSVALVDARAVNDLSARQDSSYVGYLISTFSDPTPQVQWHLSEGDSASSFKFLNGGKPVLTSNVGTKGVRDIFLTTNAARSEYFIIATDLDINAEGFNWDWATRHGSRGLVVWSSKDLVNWSTPSLRIVEKETAGMAWAPSAVWDDATKQYYVFWASRHYSSSDTGHTGVANLDRIRYATTKDFVKFSAPKDYHALPDTPLIDQEFQYLGKPGNYVRFLKNETVNQVYQEITENGLFGAWTRIPGYVRPETPLEGPASFADLRTSGLYHLLLDDYTQYVPFQTSNILSPKWERSNLPNFPKGLKHGSVTPLTRKEYDAVAAKFRS encoded by the exons ATGAGATTTCTATCATTCTTGGCTGCTGCGACCTCGGTTGCTCTCGTCGACGCTCGTGCCGTCAACGACCTGAGTGCTCGTCAGGACTCCAGCTATGTCGGATATCTCATCTCGACATTCAGTGATCCTACCCCTCAGGTTCAGTGGCATCTTTCCGAAGGCGATAGTGCATCGAGCTTCAAGTTCTTGAATGGCGGAAAGCCTGTCTTGACCTCGAATGTGGGCACAAAGGGAGTGAGAGACATTTTCCTCACCACCAACGCTGCACGGTCCGAGTACTTTATCATTGCAACAG ACCTTGATATCAATGCAGAGGGCTTCAACTGGGACTGGGCTACTCGGCACGGAAGCCGCGGTTTGGTCGTGTGGTCTTCGAAGGACTTGGTGAACTGGTCCACGCCTTCACTGAGGAT TGTCGAGAAGGAAACTGCTGGCATGGCTTGGGCCCCTTCTGCTGTCTGGGACGACGCTACGAAGCAATACTATGTCTTCTGGGCATCCCGTCACTACAGTTCCTCCGACACCGGTCACACCGGTGTCGCCAACCTTGACCGCATCCGCTATGCCACCACCAAGGACTTTGTCAAGTTTAGCGCACCAAAGGACTACCATGCTCTCCCCGACACTCCCCTCATCGACCAAGAGTTCCAGTACCTAGGCAAGCCCGGGAACTATGTCCGATTCCTCAAGAACGAGACGGTGAACCAGGTCTACCAGGAGATAACCGAGAACGGACTATTTGGAGCCTGGACCCGAATCCCTGGATACGTGCGACCCGAGACGCCGCTCGAGGGCCCGGCGTCGTTTGCCGATCTCCGCACGTCTGGGTTgtatcatcttcttcttgatgactACACGCAATACGTACCCTTCCAAACTTCCAACATTCTTTCACCCAAGTGGGAGAGGTCTAACCTTCCCAACTTCCCCAAGGGACTGAAGCACGGCTCTGTTACGCCATTGACCCGAAAGGAATACGACGCCGTTGCTGCTAAGTTCCGTAGCTAA
- a CDS encoding Cysteine dioxygenase, with protein sequence MSVTVRDPQPNVGDTIARMLRAGSDRWEPRKERPHTSLTPAPCSQQAVLSLSLQIPPFNPRTRSEPRASSSTLNSIATMAIGILSTSSALSTGPIDVPNVGPFQQNRFEELVQRLKEALGPSSGLTSDDVDVDFLTRLMQDYDGSDMEWSRYAFGDHTRGYTRNLVDEGNGKSNLLVLVWSPGKGSPIHDHGRAHCLMKILKGNLTETRYAFPDEDEQEKPMEVISEKTYKENAVAYMADELGLHRVSNRGSDFAVSLHLYTPPNVAKKGCHIFDEKTGRRSHVPGCHYFSAYGRLLKE encoded by the exons ATGTCGGTAACCGTCCGCGACCCACAGCCAAACGTCGGTGATACTATCGCCCGGATGCTGAGAGCCGGATCTGACCGATGGGAGCCAAGGAAGGAGAGGCCACACACGTCGTTGACCCCCGCCCCGTGTTCCCAACAAGCTGTGTTGTCCCTTTCTCTTCAGATACCGCCCTTCAATCCTAGAACGAGATCCGAACCtagagcatcatcatcaaccctcAACAGTATAGCAACCATGGCCATCGGCATCCTTTCAACCTCGAGTGCCCTGAGCACCGGTCCTATCGACGTACCTAATGTTGGCCCGTTCCAGCAGAACCGTTTTGAGGAACTCGTGCAGCGCCTCAAAGAGGCTCTCGGCCCGTCGTCGGGTCTGACGTctgatgatgttgatgtcgaCTTCCTGACTCGTCTCATGCAAGACTATGATGGCTCCGACATGGAGTGGTCCCGATATGCTTTTGGCGACCACACTAGGGGTTACACCCGCAACCTTGTCGACGAGGGCAATGGCAAGAGCAACCTG CTTGTCCTTGTATGGTCTCCTGGAAAGGGGAGCCCTATCCACGACCACGGCAGAGCCCACTGCCTCATGAAGATCCTCAAGGGCAACCTGACCGAGACTCGCTATGCCTTTCCTGACGAGGACGAACAAGAGAAACCGATGGAGGTCATCTCCGAAAAGACATATAAGGAAAACGCTGTCGCCTATATGGCCGACGAGCTAGGACTCCACAGAGTGTCCAATAGGGGCAGCGACTTTGCTGTCTCATTGCACT TGTACACTCCGCCCAATGTAGCAAAGAAGGGATGCCACATTTTTGACGAGAAGACGGGGCGTAGGAGCCACGTGCCGGGTTGTCACTACTTCTCGGCGTACGGGCGGCTGCTCAAGGAGTAG
- a CDS encoding N-acetyltransferase domain-containing protein, translating to MASTTQHASTNDIKCPVALIKSNLILIPTPVAMSSPSYRAFYTSLHANTSFCEMGFGEHFPARSWTDEETYEIISTRDVNHDWRNRGVGDFAVGLLEPQDHKRILGDNAVTRNISVPGLAEDEQIRVLDTGRESLALEEIEWVGYAGVRQARNVDHISSWKDKAEIRYGVSPNHWGKRIANRSAEVVMDWAAAERGVTKFIAETQRTNTRSGRVLEKLGFVQLEESKYWKEPSEVEWERII from the coding sequence ATGGCCTCTACAACTCAACATGCTTCAACAAACGACATCAAATGCCCCGTGGCCTTGATAAAATCGAACCTGATTTTGATCCCCACGCCAGTTGCCatgtcatcaccatcttaCCGCGCTTTTTACACCTCTCTGCACGCCAATACCTCTTTTTGTGAAATGGGTTTTGGGGAGCATTTCCCCGCCAGATCCTGGACCGATGAGGAGACTTACGAGATCATCTCGACTCGGGATGTGAACCACGATTGGAGAAACAGAGGCGTGGGCGACTTTGCTGTGGGGTTATTAGAACCCCAGGATCACAAGCGCATTTTGGGAGACAATGCCGTCACCAGGAATATTTCAGTGCCTGGCCTCGCCGAGGATGAGCAAATTCGAGTACTGGATACTGGCAGAGAATCATTGGCGCTCGAGGAGATTGAGTGGGTAGGCTATGCCGGTGTGCGACAAGCGCGGAACGTCGACCACATCTCGTCATGgaaggacaaggccgagatccGTTACGGCGTTTCACCCAATCACTGGGGAAAGCGCATAGCGAATAGATCGGCagaggtggtgatggattGGGCTGCGGCGGAGAGAGGGGTCACCAAGTTTATTGCAGAGACTCAGCGTACCAACACTCGGAGCGGCAGAGTTCTTGAAAAGCTTGGATTTGTTCAACTGGAGGAGTCAAAGTACTGGAAGGAGCCAAGTGAAGTGGAATGGGAGCGGATTATTTAG
- a CDS encoding TRNA 4-demethylwyosine synthase, translating to MDWANYSAPSRLDSFVEDLVDVWHIHRTPILVAALVVLGTLRIYLTFIGRKTELVALTEAYKEPPKPKAVVEAKAPAVETIDEKKDVKPQGPRRIKGGIARKPSKKNEQEKDLARPIMVLIFFSSITTKTDKIAQAYLKELEAKQEELAKQSGRQFLKPELKDLTEIDFDDYFIAPPKMHGDVDYFYTFLIPSYNIDTINDTFLEHLQETHHDFRIDTAPLSGLLGYSVFGFGDKENWPTEGEGFCFQAKEVDKWMAKLTSRKRAYPVGMGDMKSDHEERLQEWTKGVEEVIEHVARTGNLGEGLPGSGAAEESDVEDIAEDEDDGEVLFEDDDTSDTKKNGRPLDDVEDLGRMIRKDDGSMVQKAPLAVDFTTYSSTKKMVPQGPKEMVAKNSPTYAALTKQGYAIVGSHSGVKTCRWTKSALRGRGSCYKFSFYGINSHQCMETTPSLSCSNKCVFCWRHGTNPVGTTWRWVVDPPDMIFEGVKTNHYKKIKMLRGMPGVRAERFAEAMQIRHCALSLVGEPIFYPHINEFLGMLHAERISSFLVCNAQHPDQLAALKAVTQLYVSIDAADKESLRKIDRPLHRDFWERFQRCLEILREKRFRHRTVFRLTLVKGFNVEEEAEGYARLVEKGLPCFVEVKGVTYCGTSTSSNAGLSMSNVPFYWEVCEFVKALEKRLKEKGLNYGIAAEHAHSCCILLASDRFNVNGKWHTRIDYKKFFDLLEERGPDGAWTPEDYMDPEPNPDWSNWGNGGFDPRDDRVDRKGRKIEAS from the exons ATGGATTGGGCAAATTATTCGGCGCCCTCGCGGCTCGACTCTTTTGTTGAAG ACTTGGTCGATGTCTGGCACATCCACCGAACTCCCATTCTCGTCGCCgctctcgtcgtcctcggtaCTCTTCGAATCTATCTAACCTTCATTGGCCGAAAGACGGAACTGGTTGCCTTGACTGAGGCTTACAAGGAGCCTCCCAAGCCAAAGGCAGTTGTCGAAGCCAAGGCCCCCGCCGTCGAGACGATCGATGAAAAGAAGGATGTCAAACCCCAAGGGCCTCGAAGAATCAAGGGCGGAATAGCCAGGAAGCCGTCCAAGAAGAATGAGCAAGAAAAAGATCTTGCGCGACCTATCATGGTCCTCATCTTTTTCTcgtccatcaccaccaagacaGACAAGATTGCGCAGGCATATCTGAAAGAGTTGGAAGCCAAACAGGAGGAACTTGCCAAGCAATCTGGCCGTCAATTCCTCAAGCCCGAGCTAAAGGACCTCACCGAGATCGACTTTGACGACTACTTCATTGCCCCTCCCAAGATGCATGGAGATGTCGACTACTTTTACACGTTCCTCATTCCCAGCTACAACATCGATACCATCAACGACACCTTCCTTGAACACCTGCAAGAGACTCACCACGACTTCCGAATTGATACTGCACCCCTCTCTGGTTTACTAGGTTACTCCGTGTTTGGCTTCGGCGACAAGGAGAACTGGCCCACTGAGGGAGAAGGCTTCTGTTTCCAGGCAAAGGAGGTTGACAAGTGGATGGCCAAGCTGACCAGCCGGAAGAGAGCTTACCCCGTCGGTATGGGCGATATGAAGAGTGACCACGAGGAGCGACTACAAGAATGGACCAAGGGTGTCGAGGAAGTCATCGAGCATGTCGCCCGTACTGGAAATCTTGGAGAGGGTCTTCCAGGCAGTGGAGCCGCTGAAGAGAGTGATGTCGAAGATATCgccgaagatgaggatgacggcGAGGTCTTGttcgaagatgacgacaccAGCGACACCAAGAAGAATGGAAGACCCCtggatgatgtcgaggacCTGGGACGCATGATTCGAAAGGATGATGGTTCAATGGTTCAAAAGGCCCCCCTTGCCGTCGACTTCACCACATACAGCTCCACAAAGAAGATGGTACCTCAAGGACCGAAAGAAATGGTTGCCAAGAACTCGCCCACATACGCCGCTCTCACGAAGCAAGGTTACGCAATCGTGGGATCCCACTCTGGAGTCAAGACCTGCCGATGGACAAAGTCAGCCCTTCGTGGCCGAGGATCCTGCTACAAGTTCTCATTCTACGGTATCAACTCGCACCAGTGTATGGAAACCACCCCCTCGCTCTCTTGCTCCAACAAGTGCGTCTTCTGTTGGCGCCACGGTACAAACCCCGTTGGAACCACCTGGCGATGGGTCGTCGACCCCCCGGACATGATCTTTGAGGGCGTCAAGACCAACCACtacaagaagatcaagatgcTACGTGGCATGCCCGGTGTCCGAGCCGAGCGCTTCGCCGAAGCCATGCAGATCAGGCACTGCGCGCTGTCGCTTGTTGGCGAGCCCATCTTTTACCCCCACATCAACGAATTCCTCGGCATGTTGCACGCGGAGCGCATCTCGTCGTTCCTCGTCTGCAACGCCCAGCACCCTGACCAGCTGGCGGCCCTAAAGGCGGTGACCCAGCTGTACGTGTCCATCGATGCCGCCGACAAGGAGTCTCTGCGAAAGATTGACCGGCCTCTACACCGAGACTTTTGGGAGAGATTCCAGCGCTGCTTGGAGATCCTTCGCGAGAAGCGTTTCCGCCACAGAACCGTCTTCCGGTTGACGCTCGTCAAGGGCTTCAacgtggaggaagaggccgaggGCTACGCTCGGCTGGTGGAAAAGGGTCTCCCTTGCTTTGTTGAGGTCAAGGGTGTCACATACTGTGGCACATCAACATCCTCCAACGCAGGACTGAGCATGTCCAATGTGCCCTTTTACTGGGAAGTGTGCGAGTTTGTCAAGGCCCTGGAGAAGaggctcaaggagaagggcctcAACTACGGTATCGCGGCTGAGCATGCCCACAGCTGCTGCATCCTGCTGGCCAGTGACAGGTTCAACGTCAACGGCAAGTGGCACACTCGCATCGACTACAAAAAGTTCTTTGACCTATTGGAGGAGCGTGGTCCCGACGGTGCCTGGACACCCGAGGATTATATGGATCCCGAGCCAAACCCTGACTGGTCTAACTGGGGTAATGGTGGCTTTGATCCGAGGGACGACAGAGTAGATAGAAAAGGGCGTAAGATTGAAGCGTCATAG